In Maridesulfovibrio sp., a single genomic region encodes these proteins:
- a CDS encoding MucR family transcriptional regulator — protein sequence MDDHLKEALEIVKAQASVRTMTEEEIISMVQTLADGILKINEGSQEPSSSDPIPAVDPKKAIREKSIICLESGKSFKVLTKRHLAKFGLTPDEYREKWGYAKKTPLVCKSLQRERRKKMKDMKLWEKRKKNA from the coding sequence ATGGACGATCATTTGAAAGAAGCTCTTGAAATCGTAAAAGCGCAGGCCAGCGTACGCACCATGACGGAAGAAGAAATCATCTCAATGGTCCAGACGCTTGCCGATGGAATTCTGAAAATAAATGAAGGAAGTCAGGAACCGAGCTCAAGCGACCCCATACCTGCAGTGGACCCCAAAAAAGCTATTAGGGAAAAATCGATCATCTGCCTGGAATCAGGTAAATCATTCAAGGTTCTGACCAAACGGCACCTCGCCAAATTCGGTCTCACCCCGGACGAATACCGCGAAAAATGGGGATACGCCAAAAAGACCCCTCTGGTATGCAAATCCCTCCAAAGGGAGCGGCGTAAAAAAATGAAAGATATGAAACTCTGGGAAAAACGCAAAAAAAATGCCTGA
- the ald gene encoding alanine dehydrogenase → MLIGIPKEVKTMENRVSMTPGAVETLVRRGHAVVVEQGAGVGSGLADEEYVSAGARMVSAEDAWAAEMVVKVKEPVASEYRFLRKDLILFTYLHLAADEPLTGALLDSGTTGIAYETVQLADGSLPLLTPMSEVAGRMAAQEGALHLEKTKGGRGVLLGGVPGVAPANVMVLGGGVVGTNAAKIAAGMGARVTIFDVNHARLQYLDDMFGARISTITATEPNIRAAVTQADLVVGAVLIPGAKAPNLITKGMLSTMKEGAVIVDVAVDQGGCVETIRPTTHSDPTYVVDGVVHYGVANMPAAVPRTSTFALVNQTLPYAMQLADKGMDALAANRSLMLGLNTRKGQLTCAAVGEAFGIKTVSPDDVIG, encoded by the coding sequence ATGCTTATCGGTATTCCCAAAGAGGTCAAAACCATGGAAAACAGGGTCTCCATGACTCCTGGAGCCGTTGAAACGCTTGTCCGCAGAGGCCACGCGGTTGTTGTGGAGCAGGGGGCGGGAGTCGGTTCCGGGCTGGCTGATGAGGAATATGTTTCTGCCGGGGCCAGAATGGTTTCCGCCGAGGATGCCTGGGCTGCTGAGATGGTGGTCAAGGTCAAGGAGCCGGTTGCTTCCGAATACCGATTCCTGCGTAAGGATCTGATTCTTTTTACCTACCTGCATCTTGCCGCGGATGAACCTTTGACCGGGGCATTGCTGGATTCCGGCACAACCGGCATTGCTTACGAAACAGTCCAGCTTGCGGACGGCTCACTGCCTCTGCTTACCCCCATGAGCGAGGTTGCCGGGCGCATGGCAGCGCAGGAAGGGGCCCTGCATCTGGAAAAGACCAAGGGAGGACGGGGTGTCCTGCTGGGCGGGGTGCCCGGTGTGGCTCCGGCCAATGTCATGGTTCTCGGTGGCGGGGTAGTCGGCACAAATGCCGCCAAGATTGCCGCCGGCATGGGGGCGAGAGTGACTATTTTCGATGTGAATCATGCCCGGCTGCAGTATCTTGACGATATGTTCGGGGCACGAATTTCAACCATTACTGCAACCGAGCCGAATATCCGGGCCGCGGTCACCCAGGCCGACCTTGTGGTCGGAGCCGTTCTTATCCCCGGAGCCAAGGCACCGAATCTGATCACAAAGGGCATGCTTTCCACAATGAAAGAGGGGGCGGTCATAGTGGACGTTGCAGTTGACCAGGGCGGGTGTGTTGAAACCATCCGGCCAACAACCCATTCCGATCCCACATATGTGGTGGACGGGGTTGTGCATTACGGGGTCGCCAACATGCCCGCAGCCGTGCCCAGAACATCAACTTTCGCGCTCGTAAACCAGACACTGCCTTACGCCATGCAATTGGCTGACAAGGGGATGGACGCACTTGCGGCGAACCGTTCTCTAATGCTCGGCCTGAATACGAGAAAGGGACAACTGACCTGTGCTGCTGTAGGGGAGGCTTTCGGTATAAAAACCGTATCGCCGGATGATGTTATCGGTTAA
- a CDS encoding OmpA family protein: MAKKNEEIIYVVGKASTEPPPEEGLPPWMATFADMVTLLLCFFVLLLSFSNQDIANFEAMKGSMRDAFGVQFQDKRAKHMAFSESPYEASSTSAAAKKKMAALEVEIRDFIAAGKMQGLMAVNTDQHGVLVRVPTRAIFKPGTAEVNPHALKVLDKVASVMKNRDFNLVVRGHTDDRATRNNIYSSNWELSAARAASCLRYILKKTGISPNRLKAVGYAGTKPLVPNSSDRNRAINRRVEFYYQPPSDSGKW, encoded by the coding sequence GTGGCCAAGAAAAATGAAGAAATAATATATGTTGTCGGGAAAGCCTCGACCGAGCCTCCACCGGAGGAGGGGTTGCCGCCGTGGATGGCAACCTTTGCCGACATGGTTACACTGCTGCTCTGCTTCTTCGTTCTTCTTCTTTCGTTTTCCAACCAGGACATCGCCAACTTTGAAGCCATGAAGGGCTCCATGCGGGATGCGTTCGGGGTTCAGTTTCAGGACAAAAGGGCTAAGCACATGGCTTTTTCCGAAAGTCCGTATGAAGCCTCGTCCACAAGTGCTGCGGCCAAGAAAAAGATGGCGGCCCTTGAAGTGGAGATCCGGGATTTTATAGCTGCCGGGAAAATGCAGGGCTTGATGGCTGTGAATACGGATCAGCACGGCGTGCTGGTGCGCGTACCCACCAGGGCCATCTTCAAGCCCGGGACTGCGGAGGTGAATCCCCATGCGCTCAAGGTGCTGGACAAGGTGGCCTCCGTGATGAAAAATAGGGATTTCAATCTGGTTGTCCGCGGGCATACCGATGACCGGGCTACCAGAAACAACATCTACAGCTCCAACTGGGAGTTGTCCGCTGCAAGGGCAGCCTCCTGCCTGCGTTACATACTCAAGAAAACAGGTATTTCCCCCAACAGGCTGAAAGCCGTGGGATACGCGGGCACAAAGCCTCTTGTCCCCAATTCTTCTGACCGGAACAGGGCCATCAACCGCCGGGTGGAATTCTATTATCAGCCGCCTTCAGACTCGGGAAAGTGGTAA
- a CDS encoding response regulator codes for MPVKPDFVPRILIIDDEPFNLELLEVILSQYGYRIISAINGRAGRSLAESEKPDLILLDIMMDGENGFECAAALRLSPATCDIPIIFLTALDDPKNTAKGFDAGAVDFIVKPFEYRDVLQRIKIHLLLSMGEKEMLSPGEEKTPQTCTAVPRPGTSSISTPSGAEGTSFIHESVILRDSSEAHLLINLPDPVSSPELQKKVGDLLSANTGPIYSPSATMRNIGIRLKQTVGCWSGLSGTYAEIDRENRSLTVVNSGALPVIFLHRDSEPLLIERQSGELGSLGLGLPPCSTYPMSIGDRIFMFSYGMLAAFDSPGEAINELKAACALSTGVDIETACQAVGEMLQRGEKKLQGVLLAVEA; via the coding sequence ATGCCTGTTAAACCTGATTTCGTCCCCAGAATTCTCATTATTGATGATGAACCCTTCAACCTGGAACTGCTGGAAGTAATCCTGAGCCAGTACGGATACCGGATAATTTCCGCTATCAACGGCCGCGCCGGACGCAGTCTCGCAGAATCGGAAAAACCGGACCTCATACTGCTGGACATCATGATGGACGGAGAAAACGGATTTGAATGCGCAGCGGCCCTGCGCCTTTCCCCTGCTACCTGCGACATACCCATAATTTTTCTTACCGCCCTGGACGATCCCAAGAACACCGCCAAAGGGTTTGATGCCGGTGCAGTGGATTTCATAGTCAAACCTTTTGAATACAGAGATGTTCTGCAACGCATCAAAATACACCTTCTTCTGTCCATGGGGGAAAAGGAAATGCTCTCTCCCGGAGAAGAAAAAACACCGCAGACCTGCACCGCTGTGCCAAGGCCGGGAACAAGTTCGATATCCACGCCTTCCGGGGCAGAAGGAACATCCTTTATCCACGAGAGTGTGATCCTGCGTGACAGCTCGGAAGCACACCTGCTGATAAATCTTCCCGACCCGGTATCCTCCCCGGAGCTGCAGAAAAAAGTCGGCGACCTCCTGTCCGCAAACACCGGACCGATATATTCGCCATCAGCCACAATGCGAAACATAGGGATAAGGCTGAAACAGACCGTTGGCTGCTGGTCGGGCCTGTCCGGAACTTATGCGGAAATAGACCGGGAAAACAGATCCCTGACAGTAGTCAACTCCGGTGCGCTTCCGGTTATTTTTCTGCACAGAGACAGTGAACCGCTCCTCATAGAACGTCAAAGCGGTGAACTTGGAAGCCTCGGACTTGGATTGCCGCCTTGCTCAACTTATCCGATGTCGATCGGAGACCGCATATTCATGTTCAGCTACGGAATGCTCGCGGCGTTCGATTCTCCGGGGGAAGCCATCAATGAACTGAAGGCAGCTTGCGCTCTCTCCACCGGGGTAGATATAGAAACGGCATGTCAGGCTGTAGGGGAAATGCTTCAAAGGGGTGAAAAAAAACTCCAGGGCGTTCTTCTGGCGGTCGAAGCATAA